The sequence tCCAGATACGTtttatttcctccagcatcttcccaaggtcctttgctgttgttctgggatttattttaacttttcgcaccaaagtacgttcatctctaggagacagaacgcatctccttcctgagcggtatggcggctgcgtggtcccatggtgtttatacttgtgtactattgtttgtacagatgaatgtggtaccttcaggcgtttggaaattgctcccaaggatgaaccagagttgtggaggtctacaatttttttcttggctgatttcttttgattttcccatgacgtcaagcaaagagccactgagtttgaaaggtaggccttgaaatacatccacaggtacacctccaattgactaaaattgtgtcaattagcctgttgtcaatcagaagcttctcaagtcatggcatcattttctggaattttccaagctgtttgaaggcacagtcaatttcgtgtatgtaaacttctgacccactgaaatcgtgatacagtgaattataagtgaaataatctgtctgcaaacaattgttggaaagattacttgtgtcatgcacaaagtagatgccctaaccgacttgcagaaaactatagtttgttaacaatacatattttggagtggttgaaaaacaagatttaatgactccaacctaagtgtatgtaaacttccgacttcaactgtatactgaaTATGCATATATACTACCGAttaaacgtttggggtcacttaaaaatgcccttgtttttgaaagaaaataaaaatgaattgtccattaaaataacatcaaattgatcagaaatacagtgtagacattgttaatattgtaaatgactattgtagctggaaacggctgatttttaatggaatatctccataggcatacagaggcccattatcagcaaccatcactcctgtgttcaatggcacgttgtgttagctaatccaagtttatgaatttaaaaggctaattgatcattagaaaaaaaacttttgcaattatgttatcacagctgaaaactgttgtccagattaaagaagcaataaaactggccttcttgagactaattgagtatctggagcatcagcatttgtgggttcgattaaaggctcaaaatggccacaaacaaagacctttcttcggAAACTCGTCAGTCTCCtcttgttctaagaaatgaaggctattccatgtgagaaattgccaagaaactgaagatctcgtacaacgctgtgtactactcccttcacagaacagcgcaaactggctctaaccagaacagagagaggagtgggaggccccggtgcacaactgagcaagaggacaagtacattagtgtctaatttcagaaacagacacctcacaagtcctcaactggcagcttcattaaatagtacccgcaaaacaccagtctcaacgtcaacagtgaagaggcgactccaggatgctggccttctaggcagagttgcaaagaaaaggccatatacagtggggcaaaaaagtatttagtcagccaccaattgtgcaagttctcccacttaaaaaaatgagagacgcctgtaattttcatcataggtacacttcaactatgacagacaaaatgagggggggaaatccagaaaatcacattgtaggattttttatgaatttatttgcaaattatggtggaaaataagcatttggtcaataacaaaagtttatctcaatactttgttatataccctttgttggcaatgacagaggtcttcacaaggttttcacacactgttgctggtattttggcccattcctccatgcagatctcctctagagtagtgatgtttttgggctgttgctgggcaacacggactttcaactccctccaaagattttctatggggttgagatctggagactcgctaggccactccaggaccttgaaatgcttcttacgaagccactcattcattgcccgggtggtgtgtttgggatcattgtcatgctgaaagacccagccacgtttcatcttcaatgctcttgctgatggaaggagattttcactcaaagtctcatgatacatggcccctttcattctttcctttacacggatcagtcatcctggtccctttgcagaaaaacagccccaaagcatgatgtttccacccccatgcttcacagtaggtatggtgttctttggatgcaactcagcattctttgtcctccaaacacaacgagttgagtttttgccaaaaagttatattttggtttcatctgaccatgtgacattctcccaatcttcttctggatcatccaaatgctctctagcaaacttcagacgggcctggacatgtactggcttaagcagggggacaggtctggcactgcaggatttgagtccctggcggcgtagtgtgttaatgatggtagactttgttactttggtcccagctctctgcaggtcattcactaggtccccccgtgtggttctgggatttttgctcaccgtacttgtgatcattttgaccccacggggtgagatcttgcatggagccccagatcgagggagatcttgtatctgtagctcagttggtagagcatggcacttgtaacgccagggtagtgggttcgattcccgggaccacccatacgtagaatgtatgcacacatgactgtaagtcgctttggataaaagcgtctgctaaatggcatatattatattatattattgtatgccttccatttcctaataattgctcccacagttgatttcttcaaaccaagctgcttacctattgcagattcagtcttcccagcctggtgcaggtctacaattttgtttctggtgtcctttgacagctctttggtcttggccatagtggagtttggggtgtgactgtttgaggttgtggacaggtgtcttttatactgataacaagttcaaacaggtgccattaatacaggtaacgagtggaggacagaggaacctctttaaagaagaagttacaggtctgtgagagccagaaatcttgcttgtttgtaggtgaccaaatagttattttccaccataatttgcaaacaaattcattaaaaatcctacaatgtgattttctggagaaaaaaaatctaattttgtctgtcatagttgaagtgtaccttttaagtgggagaactttcacaattggtggctgactaaatactttttttgcctagtggttagagagttggactagtaaccgaaaggttgcaagttcaaatccccgaactgacaaggtacaaatctgtcgttctgcccctgaacaggcagttaacccactgttcctaggccgtcattgaagtaagaatttgttcttaactgacttgcctagttaaataaaggttaaaaaatggccctttcacacctggacaaaaggaacacctgtgtgagaatgctattcattgactacagctcagcgttcaacaccatagtgccctcaaagctcatccctAAATTtaggactaaacacttccctctgcaactggatcctggacttcccgacgagtcgcccccaggtggtaagggtaggtaacaacatgtcCACCACAATGATCcttaacacgggggcccctcaggggtgcatgttctgtcccctcctgtactccctgttcactcatgactgcatggccaggcacaactccaacaccatcgttaagtttgccgatgacgcAACAGTGGTAGGCATGATCACCGACAACATTGAGACTATAGGGATCAGAGACCTGATCAGAGACCTGATCGTGTGGTGAAAGGacaacaacctgtccctcaacgtgatcaagagaaaggagatgattgtggactacaggaaaaggaggactgagcacgtccccattctcatcgacggtgctgcagtggagtaggttgagagcttcaagttccttagtgtccacatcaccaacaaactaacatggtccaagcacaccaagacagttgtgaagagggcatgacaaaacctattctccctcaagagactgaaaagatttgtcatgggtcctcagatcttcaaaaggttttacagctgcaccatcgagagcatcctgacgggttgcaacactggctggtatggcaactgctcggcctccgacagcaaggcactacagagggtcatgcgtacggcccagtacatcaccgaggccaagcttcctgccatccaggaccagaCACTGTCAGAGgtaggccctaaaaattgtcaaagtctccagccaccctagtcattgactgttctctctgctaccgcactgcaagcggtaccggagtgccaagtatAGGACAGAttcaacccccaagccataagactcctggacatctaatcaaatggctccccagactatttgcattgccccccccccccctcccccttacatgtacagtgagggaaacaagtgtttgatcccctgctgattttgtacgtttgcccactgacaaagaaatgatcagtctgtaattttaatggtagatttatttgaacagtgagagacagagtaacaacaaaacaatccagaaaaacgcatgtcaaaaatgttataaattgatttccattttaatgagggaaataagccACTTTCACTATTAGCTCTACTTAGGCAGTGATTGATAGCTCCTGCTATGAACATCACCAGCTTTCTCTTATCTATGTATACCATATCCCCGCCCACCAGCCACGTAATCCCCGGTCTAgatgctcctacccatctctccatTCAACCTGTATCTCCCTAGACCTGGATCCAccctcactgcctcagcatatgacaccCTTCTCACCACTCTCACTTGTTGCACCTACGCTGCAACATTGCCTGACACCCACCATTTGTGTACATAAACCCTCACATAATAACTCATATATCCTATGGTTACTTTATTTGGCAGTACCCTGGCCTTGAAGTGTAACAGAATAGACAGGctatctaaccctaactcaaCCCCTTGTTGCTTGGGATCATTGAATATTCACTAGAATGTTGTCGCTTACCTCTTTAGTGCTAACACTCACAGGCACTCACTCCTGTTATCACCCATTTAATTCACTGCTTCCCTGCTTGATCAGTCCAGCTGCTCGACACCACTTCACACTTCCCTATTGGTTTCACTCTGTGAGATGTTTCCCTCTGCACAATGTCCTTACACAACAACAAGCTCCATCTCTTAACACTTTAGCATTGACAACTTCAATGAAACTATGTTGTTCTTCCTCAAACGTCATTTTCAGCCTCCTCTGTGCCTCCATAGACCTCTAGCTCCCCTTCACATTGATCCCGGAGTCCCGAACAGTTCTAGATTCATCTCCTGATGTTTATTGTCCTGGTTTAGACCTAGCTATGTTGAAGACTTCTTCCCCGGGAGTTCTAACAGAAACATGTAGCTAGTTTCCACACTGCCATCTAGTGTGTAGGAGAAGGATTGATGACAGTAGGGAAGAAATGGTTGGGGAAAAAAATCGCTTGAGGACTCGGGGCAGCTCGCTAGCTCGTTAGTCATTCGTGGAAGCAAGTTCGAAGACAAActcgttagctagctaagtattagcaggctagtagtagtagtagctctGTTAATGTCATGGAATTGCTGTGAATCTCTGGTAGGTAGCTAGGTATTCGTTATCTTAGCCAGCTAGATAGCTACCTGTTTGTACAGATATGTCATAATTTGCTAAGACTTTGTCGGTATGCTAattttgtttagctagctagctgactagctaacCTTAACATTGTTCATTAACGTTACCTAGCAGGCCAGAAGTAACGTTAGGTGCTAGTTAGCTAGAATGGTAGCTAGTTAGCCAGGGACTAGCTGCAGTTACGTTCGCTGTGTGGATTATGTTAGGCCAGGGTGTCTGACCCATAATGTGAATATGCCTCTTGTGGTTTAACAGGATATGGCAGAGTTGAGATGCCGGAAAACAGTggtaaaggagggagaagaggaggaacacCAGCAATGTGAATCTGAACCTTGCTCAGAGAATTTTACAAGTAACCAACCACACTCAATAGGTGTCAACTGTAGGCCTGCATGGTTTGATGACAGCCAGGAAATACATATATGTGGGTGAAGTTGTAATGTATTCCTTTTCTTTTACCAGTGGACAAGGTTAGTCTGAAGGAGAAGTGTTCAGAGGACACAGATGGAGCTACCTGTGGGGttcaggagaaagagaaggaagatgaagaggagaagGATGAAGATAAAAAGGAGGAGGCAGACAGTCAGAAGCCCTCTCCTGTCAAAAGAAACCGGAGCGCCTGCAGATGTGAGTGGATCTCTTGTTATTTTCTCGCAGTAAGGGTAGGGATGGAGCCTCTCACTGATAAATCTCTTTCACCAGATTCTTCCTCCAATTCTTATGTGCAGATAGCCTGGGGACAAGGTTACTCACTGACTGACACAATCACACAGTAAAAGACGTGCATTGTGTAGTGTGTGACTTTTGTCTGACAGTAACGTGATGCTCAAACGTACTCTACCCCCACTCCGCAGCGGTTATGCTTCAGAGTCTAGTGAAGCTGTTCTTCGGATGCCTGGCAGCAGTTACATGTGGCATGATGTATGCAGTGTATCTCTACACCTACCACGAGAGGAAGTTCTGGTTTTCTAGCAGACAGGTGGGTAGCGCTAGCCTGGGTACTAGTCTGTGTTACCATTCCACTCCTTACCACTCCTTGTCATGCCACACTTGCATGACAAGGAGTAGgaaggagtggaatgatagccTACAGACTAGTAACCAGGCTAGGGTAGCGCTTGCTCTTCCCcaatccatttctctctctctctctctctctctctctctctctctctctctctctctctctctctctctctctctctctctctctctctctctctctctctctctctctctctctctctctctctctctctctctctcctgatacATCGTTAGATAATGGCCAGGTGTTAACAGGAATATGAACAGTGCTTACCCTGCCTTTGTGTTTATTTTGTTTCAGGAGCTGGAACGGGAAATCACCTTCCAGGGTGGCAGTGgactctactattactactacaaacACATGTTGACAGCACCCTCCTTTGAAAGAGGTAATAGCCTAATCTTTCCCCAAACAAACCAGTATCCAATACAAATCAGTGGTTTTGATATCCAAACCTGAGACAACCTGTCTCACCCAGTCACAGTTATACTGTAACACTATCATATGTTGCCATACTGTTACTACATCTAAGGTTTTCAGTCATCTTATGATCTCTGTGTTATGTATTTGTTGATTTTCTGCTTTAGGGATATACGAGCTGATGAGAGACAACAGGACTGTGTCTGGTCAGACCATCAACGCAGTGGAACGCCTGTCTCTGTACCCAGAGCTTATTACTAGCCTGCTCTATAGAATCACAGGAAGCCAGGTCAGTGCACCACCTAGAGATCATCTCTTTCCCTTGATCAAAAAGATTTGACATGAACTTGTTGTTTTTGGCTGCATGGAAACTTGCGTTAGTTGACGTGCTGCCTACCCACATCCTGCAGTCTTATCAGCCATAAAGATGCTAGTGatgtactctgtgtgtgtctgactggtaGGGTTTCCTCCACCCTGCAGGATGTAATAGAGCCAGTATACTTCTACATCGGGGTGGTGTTTGGCCTCCAGGCTGTCTACGTCACTGCCCTCTTCGTGTCCAGCTGGGTGATGAGTGGCACGTGCGTGGCTGGCATACTGGCTGTGGCCTGGTATGTTATCAACCGGTGAGTGGGAGATGGACACACTATCAGACACAAtgcgtgtgtcccaaatggcaccctattccctttatagtgtgcactacttttgaccagggcctttcCGATACAGGCAATGGGGACATTGTCCTGCTTTTTCCAGAGGTGTGCACTTGTACCCTCCCTATCATGGATTTAAAAGCATAGGGGTGTGGGCTGGAGGGTAGTTTCCACCGTTGTTAAATCCATGAGAGAAAGTATTTAAGTGTGATGAATCAGGACATAGCCATTATCATGGTCTTCCTAGGCATTCAGACATTACAACATAACCTGTTTTAATTCTGTCATTGTTCATTTATTGTCTCCCCAGACCAGACACAACCAAAGTGGACTATGCCATTCCACTGCGGGACAACTGGGCCTTGCCTTACTTCTCTTGCCAAGTTGCAGCCTTAACAGGATTCCTGAGTAATAACATTAACTCAGCCTCAGAGGTGAGCTACCTTTGCATGTTACCTCAAAACTAAAAAAAAACACCTAGGTcattggagagagggatagagtgagacaTTCTGTGTATTGCTTTCAATGAAATTGATTTAAAAGCTGTGAGCTCATCATAGGGAATATGGATATTTTAAGTTTGTGTTTCATCATACCACCTGTGGGTTTTTCCCACGATGgctctcctctctgtgttgtaGATGTTCTGTTACCTCCTGATGAGTGCCACCACCTTCACCTTCATCCTGGTGTGGGAGCACAGCCACTACGTGCTCTTCATCCAGGGCCTGGCCCTGTTCCTGCTCGACTCCTTTGACCTGGTGCCGTCCCGCAAGGTACTTACTTACTGCCCTCCAAAGTTATTGGGATATTATCTGATTTTGAAGACCTACATGCTGACTTCCGTCTTCATGGTTGTTATAGATGACACATTTGCTGAAATAAATTTTGGTAGGATAAAATGTCATAGTATTCAGTCAATTGGATATGGACTCATcgtctctcttttctgtctctctgtgtggttgaCAAGATGGCTGACATTCACAaggtgtacctgagctctctctTCCTGGCCTACGTCCTCCAATTCCAGAACCCAGCCCTGCTCAGCTCTCCTTTGCTCAGCCTCCTCATCAGCTCAGTGCTAGCGAGGTACTTCCAGGTAGAGAGAGCTTCTGACTTACTCTGTGAAACCAAATGGCAGTGAGGCTTTGGAGCTGTAAGTTAGCTTCCACCTTGCACGCAAAATGATGAAATATTGAACATCCGCTACCGTTCGCACATGGGGGGAACGTTTGATTGAAGCATAAGGTGTAAATTAGGCTTAATAAGATGATGGAAGCTGCTAATGTTAGATAATCAGAGGTTTCTTTGGCAGTTGCCACAATCGCTTTCAAATGTTGTCTGTGGTCTTGTTTTCAGCAAAACATGAAGATGGGCCCCCTAGTGGCCAGACTGATGAAGCTCTTTCTGCATTTCTACCTTTGCTTCACCACCGGGATCACCTTCAGCTATGTGGCCAAGGTGAGAGTCCCTGAGTTTTGGTTCAGTTTCATCAATATTGTAACATTGTTGGAAATATGGGAGTGTTCCCCCTCTGGATGTGTATTGGAAAGGAAATTGCAATGTCTGATTAACAATCACACAACATGTTGTAGTAGATGGGATTTGAGTTGGAAAATCAACATTTTCATGTAATATATCTAATTTGATTTCCAGCGACTAAtgccagtcagagagagtgatTTCATTTTGAAATTTCTTGAAGTGAAATTCGGACTCAACACAACAACGTGAGTTGTAACACTTTCTAACATACAACTGACCCAAATATTTGGCATTCAGCGATAAGACAACGATAAGATAATTCTAGTGTGAAGTCTTATTGTAGTAATATTAAGTGTTCAATCATAATGTTAACTAGCAATGAACAACAGTAAATAttaaaatgttgatgaaaatattGAATGGTTTCTCTTCCTCAGAGACTTTGTGACTAACCGGCTCCTGTGTCAAGAATGCTTCCAGACCCCCAGTCAGGACTTTTTCCTGCGGCTGACCCAAGCATCAGTCCTGCCTTTTTATCTACTGGTCCTCCTTATCTGTCTCATATCAACACTGCAGACCATCTACAGGAGGCTCAGGTTAGAAACTACACATAGCTGTTGTTTTGTGTTCTCATAATGTGGTCGATTTGAAATACAAAAACCTTCATATGGCCATTCAGTCATTTTTGTGTCTCCATGGTGATAGTGGTGAGCCAATGAAAATGAACCTCAGACTCGAAGATGGACGAATAGGAGAGCAACCCGAGGTCATCTACCACGTTTTCCACACAATGCTGTTCGGGGCTCTGGCTATGGTCTTTGAGGGGTATGGTTCCTACATGATTCAGGTTTACTTGCTATAACCTTTCAGACATGAAAACAAATGGCTGTCATTGTTCACATGTGGTGTTCTCCCGCAGGATGAAGTATTTGTGGACCCCATACGTCTGCATGTTCACAGCGTTTGGCGTGTGTTCTCCAGAGCTCTGGGTGACTTTGTTCAGGTGGCTGAGGCTGAAGTCCATCCACCCTGTGGTACTGGTGAGAGAGGCATTTTCCATTCAATTGTCTCCAATCACCATAACCTCTACGCTTTGAGTGTGGACATGCCTCCGTCTCCATATTCATAGCTAACAAATCGATTCCAGAACACCAAACAGTCCCTTTACAAGTCAGAATGttgaatacattttatttgaactTACTCTACTGGTTGTCAGCTGATTTCGTCCTTATGCAGTTAGAAATGTGAGACAAAATATTCCCAGGAAAGTATTACTTAACCGACTTGAAAACGCATGTGGGCCGCTGTGCGTGGCTGTCACGGTTTGTTCATCACCTGAGGCACGCTCACACGATGTAAATACATGCTGCGTGCATACTAGCCGATCGCGTGCAGGTGTTTACATGGTTATGTGCATGTGTCAGGTGATGGAAATCTCTGCAGTACCAGCGTCTTGAAAAGTCAGGTTAATAATAGATATTTATTCTCAAATTTCCAGAGGTTTAAGGGCCAACTGCAGAGACAACCAGTAAAGTTCATATGTAATTTTATTCTGGTTGTAAGAGGAAGCTTTCCAAGCAATTGTATTGCGTTGTTTCACACTGTGATACCTTGCTATCACAGTCTGTTTTAGGCTACAAGCACCATATCTGTTCATAATGTAAGAGTATAGCATTAATCTTTTGCTGCTTGTTTTACCCAAACAGGCCTTGATATTGAGCACAGCAGTTCCAACCATCATTGGATTCAGTTTATGGAGAGAGGTGAGGTTTGCAATATATGCTTTGAACTTTAACAATTAAGGTGACATTTGTAACATGTTAAATTGGCATAACCCTCTGCCCTTCTTTCAGTACTTTCCCCGTGTCATAGCAGAACTATCAGAGCTGCAGGAATTCTATGACCCAGACACAGTCGAGCTGATGAACTGGATAAAGTGTGTAATCTGCCTCATTGCCTCTCACACAGCTCATTTAATACGGACTTGAGGGTTACACGGTACATTCTTACTGAGGGTTCTGACCCAGCAACCCatttctgcctccctccctctttttctttccGTCCcgcctctgttcctctctttcctctccaggACCCATGCCCCGATGGCAGCAGTGTTCGCGGGCAGCCCACAGCTGTTGGGTTCGGTGAAGCTGTGCTCAGGTTGGACTGTGACCAGTCTGCCTCTCTACTCAGACATTGACCTGCTGAGGAGGAGTGAGGATGTGAGTAGGGCTACCTGAATCATATGGTGTGCACTTAGTAGAGTAGACGAAGACAGGAGAAAACATTATGAGATAGGACAAATATTATTAATCCTACAGGTTAAAACATATCTCCTCCTGAAACATGGGATAGCGGTTTTCCCTAGTCATTTGTTTTTTCCTTCTGTCAATCCCCCCATTTGAAACCTTGTGTTTTGCGTCAAATAGACATACCAGGTGTATGCAATGAGGTCCGCGGAAGATGTCTACAAGATTCTGTCTTTGCACAAGACGAGCTACGTGATTATCGAAGAGTCGCTGTGCAACGAGTTGAGTCATACCAAGGGCTGCAGGATCAAAGACCTGCTGGATATCGCCAACAGCCATGTGAGTATGATGAACACCACTCCCTGCAACATTAtatcaggcacacacacactttgatgaTAAGCAGTCAATTGTTACAGTACATAACGACGCTCTGAGAAATATAGCCTATATACATGATTGCGTTCTTGCACATGACTGTTCTTTCTTGCGTTGACTGTTGCC comes from Oncorhynchus gorbuscha isolate QuinsamMale2020 ecotype Even-year linkage group LG24, OgorEven_v1.0, whole genome shotgun sequence and encodes:
- the LOC124013265 gene encoding probable C-mannosyltransferase DPY19L4 codes for the protein MSWNCCESLDMAELRCRKTVVKEGEEEEHQQCESEPCSENFTMDKVSLKEKCSEDTDGATCGVQEKEKEDEEEKDEDKKEEADSQKPSPVKRNRSACRSVMLQSLVKLFFGCLAAVTCGMMYAVYLYTYHERKFWFSSRQELEREITFQGGSGLYYYYYKHMLTAPSFERGIYELMRDNRTVSGQTINAVERLSLYPELITSLLYRITGSQDVIEPVYFYIGVVFGLQAVYVTALFVSSWVMSGTCVAGILAVAWYVINRPDTTKVDYAIPLRDNWALPYFSCQVAALTGFLSNNINSASEMFCYLLMSATTFTFILVWEHSHYVLFIQGLALFLLDSFDLVPSRKMADIHKVYLSSLFLAYVLQFQNPALLSSPLLSLLISSVLARYFQQNMKMGPLVARLMKLFLHFYLCFTTGITFSYVAKRLMPVRESDFILKFLEVKFGLNTTTDFVTNRLLCQECFQTPSQDFFLRLTQASVLPFYLLVLLICLISTLQTIYRRLSGEPMKMNLRLEDGRIGEQPEVIYHVFHTMLFGALAMVFEGMKYLWTPYVCMFTAFGVCSPELWVTLFRWLRLKSIHPVVLALILSTAVPTIIGFSLWREYFPRVIAELSELQEFYDPDTVELMNWIKTHAPMAAVFAGSPQLLGSVKLCSGWTVTSLPLYSDIDLLRRSEDTYQVYAMRSAEDVYKILSLHKTSYVIIEESLCNELSHTKGCRIKDLLDIANSHVVYDKGEMYSFSKHGRFCHEIKMNYSPYTNYFSRVFWNRSYHVYKVNSVISFQY